In Saccharomyces cerevisiae S288C chromosome XV, complete sequence, the following proteins share a genomic window:
- the RPL25 gene encoding 60S ribosomal protein uL23 RPL25 (Ribosomal 60S subunit protein L25; primary rRNA-binding ribosomal protein component of large ribosomal subunit; binds to 25S rRNA via a conserved C-terminal motif; homologous to mammalian ribosomal protein L23A and bacterial L23), with amino-acid sequence MAPSAKATAAKKAVVKGTNGKKALKVRTSATFRLPKTLKLARAPKYASKAVPHYNRLDSYKVIEQPITSETAMKKVEDGNILVFQVSMKANKYQIKKAVKELYEVDVLKVNTLVRPNGTKKAYVRLTADYDALDIANRIGYI; translated from the exons ATGGCTCCATCTG CTAAGGCTACTGCCGCTAAGAAAGCTGTCGTTAAGGGTACTAATGGTAAGAAGGCTTTGAAGGTCAGAACTTCTGCTACCTTCAGACTACCAAAGACCTTGAAGTTGGCTAGAGCTCCAAAATATGCTTCCAAGGCTGTTCCACATTACAACAGATTGGACTCATACAAGGTCATTGAGCAACCAATCACTTCTGAAACCGCTATGAAGAAGGTTGAAGATGGTAACATTTTGGTTTTCCAAGTTTCCATGAAAGCTAACAAATACCAAATCAAGAAGGCCGTCAAGGAATTATACGAAGTTGACGTATTGAAGGTTAACACTTTGGTTAGACCAAACGGTACCAAGAAGGCTTACGTTAGATTGACTGCTGACTACGATGCTTTGGACATTGCTAACAGAATCGGTTACATTTAA
- the VPS68 gene encoding Vps68p (Vacuolar membrane hypothetical protein; involved in vacuolar protein sorting; also detected in the mitochondria): MEADDHVSLFRFPFKIPTFRGIRKGGVYLSGALYALGFWIFLDAVLYSRYSNASDVHVTFIDWIPFLCSTLGTLIVNSIEKNRLLQGALSSDGGAFGSGVGDLDSSMAWQARTVLFFGFALLAGGLSGSIVVLIIKFLVKDYNTYPTLGMGVNNVLGNVCILLSCVVLWIAQNVEDEYSYSLTL; this comes from the coding sequence ATGGAGGCAGATGATCATGTTAGCTTATTTCGCTTCCCCTTCAAGATTCCCACCTTTCGTGGTATAAGAAAAGGTGGGGTCTATCTTTCAGGTGCTCTCTATGCTCTAGGCTTTTGGATATTTCTAGACGCAGTGCTCTATTCTAGATATTCCAATGCATCAGATGTTCATGTTACGTTCATTGACTggattccttttctttgcaGCACACTGGGAACATTGATTGTGAAttctattgaaaagaatagaTTATTGCAGGGAGCTTTATCGTCAGATGGTGGTGCCTTCGGTAGTGGTGTAGGCGATTTAGATTCAAGCATGGCATGGCAAGCTCGAAccgttttattttttggcTTTGCTTTATTAGCTGGTGGGCTATCAGGCTCCATTGTCGTGTTgatcatcaaatttttagtCAAGGATTACAATACCTATCCAACTTTGGGGATGGGAGTAAACAATGTGTTGGGGAATGTATGCATATTATTGAGTTGCGTTGTTTTATGGATAGCCCAAaatgttgaagatgaatatTCATATTCTTTGACGCTCTAA
- the YGK3 gene encoding serine/threonine protein kinase YGK3 (Protein kinase related to mammalian GSK-3 glycogen synthase kinases; GSK-3 homologs (Mck1p, Rim11p, Mrk1p, Ygk3p) are involved in control of Msn2p-dependent transcription of stress responsive genes and in protein degradation; YGK3 has a paralog, MCK1, that arose from the whole genome duplication), translating into MLKVNNVFGSNPNRMTKLEDEHYFIDDIVSIKNRQKSKMYVREGKRIGHGSFGTVTQSILSSNSIEWLGPYAIKRVVKSPKVQSLELEILQNIRHPNLVTLEFFFESHCTTKDGGHLYQKNFVMEYIPQTLSSEIHEYFDNGSKMPTKHIKLYTFQILRALLTLHSMSICHGDLKPSNILIIPSSGIAKVCDFGSAQRLDDNTELKTYFCSRFYRAPELLLNSKDYTTQIDIWSLGCIIGEMIKGQPLFKGDSANSQLEEIAKLLGRFPKSSIKNSQELQDSLNDQKFKKFMHWFPSIEFFDVEFLLKVLTYDATERCDARQLMAHEFFDALRNETYFLPRGSSMPVHLPDLFNFSASEKRALGEYYNLIVPSLD; encoded by the coding sequence ATGCTTAAAGTGAATAACGTTTTCGGGAGCAACCCCAATAGAATGACAAAATTGGAGGATGAACACTACTTTATCGATGACATCGTATCGATTAAAAACAGACAAAAGAGCAAAATGTACGTCAGGGAAGGGAAACGGATAGGCCACGGCTCGTTTGGAACTGTGACACAGTCCATTCTGTCGAGCAATAGTATTGAATGGCTAGGACCTTATGCCATAAAAAGAGTAGTGAAATCTCCCAAAGTACAATCTTTGGAATTGGAGATCTTACAGAATATCAGACATCCAAATCTGGTTACTTTAGAGTTCTTCTTCGAGAGCCACTGTACTACCAAGGACGGTGGGCACTTATATCAGAAAAACTTTGTTATGGAATACATTCCTCAAACCTTAAGTTCTGAAATTCatgaatattttgacaATGGTTCTAAGATGCCTACAAAACATATCAAGCTGTACACATTCCAAATACTTCGAGCACTTCTGACCTTACATTCCATGAGTATATGCCATGGCGATCTGAAACCGAGCAATATATTGATTATACCAAGTAGCGGTATTGCTAAAGTGTGTGACTTTGGCTCGGCACAGCGACTGGATGATAATACAGAATTGAAGACCTATTTTTGCTCGAGGTTTTATAGAGCACCTGAACTTCTCCTAAATTCGAAGGATTATACAACTCAAATAGATATATGGTCGCTTGGTTGTATAATAGGCGAAATGATAAAAGGCCAGCCACTTTTTAAAGGCGATAGCGCTAACTCACAACTGGAGGAGATAGCTAAACTATTAGGCCGCTTTCCTAAAAGTTCTATAAAAAATTCTCAAGAGTTACAGGATAGCTTAAATGaccaaaaattcaagaagtTTATGCATTGGTTTCCCTCtatagaattttttgatgtgGAATTCTTGCTAAAGGTGTTGACGTATGATGCCACTGAAAGGTGCGATGCTAGACAATTGATGGCTCACGAATTTTTTGACGCGTTAAGAAATGAAACCTATTTTTTGCCAAGAGGTTCGAGTATGCCGGTTCACCTACCAGACCTCTTTAATTTTAGTGCATCGGAGAAAAGGGCTCTTGGAGAGTATTACAACTTGATTGTGCCATCTCTGGATTAG
- the TRM13 gene encoding tRNA:m4X modification enzyme (2'-O-methyltransferase; responsible for modification of tRNA at position 4; C-terminal domain has similarity to Rossmann-fold (RFM) superfamily of RNA methyltransferases), translated as MLQDNNGPAVKRAKPSERLQCEYFMEKKKRRCGMTRSSQNLYCSEHLNLMKKAANSQVHNKNGSEAEKERERVPCPLDPNHTVWADQLKKHLKKCNKTKLSHLNDDKPYYEPGYNGENGLLSSSVKIDITAEHLVQSIELLYKVFEGESMDELPLRQLNNKLMSLKRFPQLPSNTKHAVQQSSLIENLVDAGAFERPESLNFIEFGCGRAEFSRYVSLYLLTQLTSLPAEHSGSNSNEFVLIDRATNRMKFDKKIKDDFSEIKSNSPSKPISCPSIKRIKIDIRDLKMDPILKSTPGDDIQYVCISKHLCGVATDLTLRCIGNSSILHGDDNNGCNPKLKAICIAMCCRHVCDYGDYVNRSYVTSLVEKYRAHGSILTYETFFRVLTKLCSWGTCGRKPGTAITDIVNVVESFEGAEPYTITIKERENIGLMARRVIDEGRLVYVKEKFTEFNAELIRYVESDVSLENVAMLVYKK; from the coding sequence ATGTTACAAGATAATAATGGGCCCGCTGTTAAGAGGGCGAAACCCTCAGAAAGGTTGCAATGTGAATATTtcatggaaaaaaagaaacgaagATGTGGGATGACCAGGAGTTCTCAGAACTTGTATTGTTCAGAGCATctgaatttgatgaaaaaggCGGCTAATTCTCAAGTGCATAATAAGAATGGCAGTGAAGcagagaaagaaagagaaagagtACCTTGTCCGCTGGATCCTAACCATACGGTTTGGGCAGATCAATTAAAAaagcatttgaaaaaatgcaacaAGACCAAACTAAGCCATTTAAACGATGATAAGCCATACTATGAACCGGGCTATAACGGAGAGAATGGACTGTTATCGTCGTCTGTTAAAATAGATATTACTGCGGAACATTTGGTACAATCTATTGAATTGCTGTATAAGGTGTTTGAGGGAGAATCCATGGACGAGCTGCCTTTGAGACAACTGAACAATAAGCTTATGTCTCTAAAACGATTCCCTCAATTGCCTTCGAATACTAAACATGCTGTACAACAGTCTTCACTGATCGAAAACTTAGTGGACGCTGGCGCATTTGAGAGGCCAGAAAGTTTAAACTTCATTGAGTTTGGATGTGGCAGGGCCGAATTCTCGCGCTATGTCAGTCTGTACCTTTTAACACAATTGACAAGCCTTCCAGCGGAGCACTCGGGTTCAAACTCGAACGAGTTCGTGTTGATTGACAGAGCAACTAATAGGATGAAGTTCGataaaaagataaaagacgatttttcagaaataaAGTCAAACTCACCTTCCAAACCTATTAGCTGCCCCAGCATCAAAAGGATAAAGATCGACATTAGGGACTTGAAGATGGATCCGATTTTAAAATCGACACCTGGGGACGATATACAATACGTGTGCATCTCAAAACACCTTTGTGGTGTAGCTACAGATCTAACTTTGAGGTGTATAGGCAACAGCTCAATTTTACATGGCGACGATAACAACGGATGCAACCCCAAACTAAAGGCAATTTGTATTGCCATGTGCTGCAGGCATGTCTGTGACTACGGCGACTATGTCAACCGCAGTTACGTTACATCACTTGTTGAAAAGTATAGGGCCCATGGCTCCATCTTGACGTACGAAACCTTTTTCCGCGTTTTAACTAAACTCTGTTCATGGGGTACCTGCGGAAGGAAACCAGGTACGGCTATTACAGATATAGTAAACGTTGTCGAATCGTTTGAAGGGGCTGAGCCATATACAATAACCATTAAAGAGAGAGAAAATATTGGATTAATGGCTAGGCGTGTAATCGACGAGGGCAGGTTGGTATATgtgaaagaaaagtttacAGAGTTTAATGCGGAGCTGATAAGGTACGTAGAATCCGATGTTTCTTTAGAGAACGTTGCTATGTTAGTTTATAAGAAATAG
- the TRM11 gene encoding tRNA (guanine-N2-)-methyltransferase (Catalytic subunit of adoMet-dependent tRNA methyltransferase complex; required for the methylation of the guanosine nucleotide at position 10 (m2G10) in tRNAs; involved in the methylation of guanosine and uridine ribonucleosides in mRNA; contains a THUMP domain and a methyltransferase domain; methyltransferase complex also contains Trm112p) codes for MKKYLLYMVQVHLNFRRAELESLADLYNLSIDFSQYDANSPFFIVELENDQQAKDWIKRSILTRGIYEYWGQGTTLDELHKDIQRQSNFEQDLQLKFKHSTFKFEFECYKGNSKAKRVEQIETFRYLGFEGKIDMKHPQEVFTVIEEYTPISENVGGKTPTRIYFGRQVQMSNRSAMEKYDLKKRPYKGTTSFEAELSLVSANIAQVKPGTIMYDPFAGTGSFLVAGGHFGSLVIGSDIDGRMIRGKGAQVNISANFKKYGESSQFLDVLTMDFTNNALRNNLVIDTILCDPPYGIRESIKVLGAKDPERFLGKEDMEIDGEKAYLRRDYIPTKKPYALDSLLDDLLQYSSERLPIGGRLAFWMPTANDANIETIVPMHENLELKYNCVQEFNKWSRRLLVYINRGSTFNGSSNHGIKRSKDNFRERYFNNFN; via the coding sequence ATGAAGAAATATCTGCTGTATATGGTACAAGTTCATTTGAACTTTAGAAGAGCAGAACTGGAATCGTTAGCAGACCTATATAATCTTTCCATAGACTTTTCGCAGTACGATGCCAATAGCCCTTTCTTTATTGTAGAGCTGGAAAATGATCAGCAAGCAAAGGATTGGATTAAGAGGTCTATTTTAACCAGAGGTATTTATGAGTATTGGGGGCAGGGTACAACGCTCGATGAGCTGCATAAAGATATTCAGCGTCAGTCTAACTTTGAACAGGATCTGCAATTGAAATTCAAACATTCCACTTTTAAGTTCGAATTCGAATGCTATAAAGGCAACAGTAAAGCTAAGAGGGTAGAGCAGATTGAAACTTTCCGTTACCTTGGCTTTGAAGGAAAGATTGATATGAAACATCCTCAAGAGGTTTTCACTGTTATAGAAGAGTACACACCAATATCGGAAAACGTTGGTGGTAAGACCCCCACCAGGATTTATTTTGGTAGGCAGGTTCAGATGAGCAATAGGAGTGCCATGGAGAAATatgatttgaagaaaagaccTTATAAAGGTACAACTAGCTTCGAAGCAGAATTATCGTTGGTCAGCGCCAATATAGCTCAAGTGAAACCGGGAACTATAATGTACGACCCGTTTGCAGGTACAGGATCCTTTTTGGTAGCTGGTGGGCATTTTGGTTCTTTAGTGATTGGTTCGGATATAGATGGCAGAATGATTCGTGGTAAGGGTGCTCAAGTGAACATTTCGGccaacttcaaaaaatatggcGAGAGTTCTCAATTCCTCGACGTGTTGACCATGGACTTTACAAATAACGCATTAAGAAACAATCTTGTCATTGATACTATTTTGTGTGATCCTCCATATGGTATCAGAGAAAGCATAAAAGTCCTAGGTGCTAAGGATCCAGAAAGATTTCTAGGCAAGGAAGATATGGAAATTGACGGTGAAAAGGCATATTTGCGTCGCGATTATATTCCAACCAAAAAACCGTATGCTCTAGATTCATTACTGGATGATCTTTTACAATACTCTTCCGAAAGATTACCGATTGGCGGAAGATTAGCCTTCTGGATGCCCACTGCAAACGACGCCAATATTGAAACTATTGTCCCAATGCACGAAAATCTAGAGCTAAAATACAACTGCGTTCAAGAATTCAATAAATGGTCAAGGAGACTACTGGTTTATATTAATAGGGGTAGCACTTTCAATGGATCAAGTAATCATGGCATAAAACGTTCAAAAGATAATTTCAGGGAGCGGTActtcaataattttaacTGA
- the MDH2 gene encoding malate dehydrogenase MDH2 (Cytoplasmic malate dehydrogenase; one of three isozymes that catalyze interconversion of malate and oxaloacetate; involved in the glyoxylate cycle and gluconeogenesis during growth on two-carbon compounds; interacts with Pck1p and Fbp1; mutation in human homolog MDH2 causes early-onset severe encephalopathy), producing the protein MPHSVTPSIEQDSLKIAILGAAGGIGQSLSLLLKAQLQYQLKESNRSVTHIHLALYDVNQEAINGVTADLSHIDTPISVSSHSPAGGIENCLHNASIVVIPAGVPRKPGMTRDDLFNVNAGIISQLGDSIAECCDLSKVFVLVISNPVNSLVPVMVSNILKNHPQSRNSGIERRIMGVTKLDIVRASTFLREINIESGLTPRVNSMPDVPVIGGHSGETIIPLFSQSNFLSRLNEDQLKYLIHRVQYGGDEVVKAKNGKGSATLSMAHAGYKCVVQFVSLLLGNIEQIHGTYYVPLKDANNFPIAPGADQLLPLVDGADYFAIPLTITTKGVSYVDYDIVNRMNDMERNQMLPICVSQLKKNIDKGLEFVASRSASS; encoded by the coding sequence ATGCCTCACTCAGTTACACCATCCATAGAACAAGATTCGTTAAAAATTGCCATTTTAGGTGCTGCCGGTGGTATCGGGCAGTCGTTATCGCTGCTTTTGAAAGCTCAGTTGCAATACCAGTTAAAGGAGAGCAACCGGAGCGTTACCCACATTCATCTGGCTCTTTACGATGTCAACCAAGAAGCCATCAACGGTGTTACCGCCGACTTGTCTCATATAGACACCCCCATTTCCGTGTCGAGCCACTCTCCTGCAGGTGGCATTGAGAACTGTTTGCATAACGCTTCTATTGTTGTCATTCCTGCAGGTGTTCCAAGAAAACCTGGCATGACTCGTGATGACTTATTTAACGTGAATGCTGGTATCATTAGCCAGCTCGGTGATTCTATTGCAGAATGTTGTGATCTTTCCAAGGTCTTCGTTCTTGTCATTTCCAACCCTGTTAATTCTTTAGTCCCAGTGATGGTTTCTAACATTCTTAAGAACCATCCTCAGTCTAGAAATTCCGGCATTGAAAGAAGGATCATGGGTGTCACCAAGCTCGACATTGTCAGAGCGTCCACTTTTCTACGTGAGATAAACATTGAGTCAGGGCTAACTCCTCGTGTTAACTCCATGCCTGACGTCCCTGTAATTGGCGGGCATTCTGGCGAGACTATTATTCCGTTGTTTTCACAGTCAAACTTCCTATCGAGATTAAATGAGGAtcaattgaaatatttaataCATAGAGTCCAATACGGTGGTGATGAAGTGGTCAAGGCCAAGAACGGTAAAGGTAGTGCTACCTTATCGATGGCCCATGCCGGTTATAAGTGTGTTGTCCAATTTGTTTCTTTGTTATTGGGTAACATTGAGCAGATCCATGGAACCTACTATGTGCCATTAAAAGATGCGAACAACTTCCCCATTGCTCCTGGGGCAGATCAATTATTGCCTCTGGTGGACGGTGCAGACTACTTTGCCATACCATTAACTATTACTACAAAGGGTGTTTCCTATGTGGATTATGACATCGTTAATAGGATGAACGACATGGAACGCAACCAAATGTTGCCAATTTGCGTCTCCcagttaaagaaaaatatcgATAAGGGCTTGGAATTCGTTGCATCGAGATCTGCATCATCTTAA
- the HRP1 gene encoding Hrp1p (Subunit of cleavage factor I and mRNA guard protein; cleavage factor I is a five-subunit complex required for the cleavage and polyadenylation of pre-mRNA 3' ends; RRM-containing heteronuclear RNA binding protein and hnRNPA/B family member that binds to poly (A) signal sequences; required for genome stability; plays a role in copper homeostasis) codes for MSSDEEDFNDIYGDDKPTTTEEVKKEEEQNKAGSGTSQLDQLAALQALSSSLNKLNNPNSNNSSSNNSNQDTSSSKQDGTANDKEGSNEDTKNEKKQESATSANANANASSAGPSGLPWEQLQQTMSQFQQPSSQSPPQQQVTQTKEERSKADLSKESCKMFIGGLNWDTTEDNLREYFGKYGTVTDLKIMKDPATGRSRGFGFLSFEKPSSVDEVVKTQHILDGKVIDPKRAIPRDEQDKTGKIFVGGIGPDVRPKEFEEFFSQWGTIIDAQLMLDKDTGQSRGFGFVTYDSADAVDRVCQNKFIDFKDRKIEIKRAEPRHMQQKSSNNGGNNGGNNMNRRGGNFGNQGDFNQMYQNPMMGGYNPMMNPQAMTDYYQKMQEYYQQMQKQTGMDYTQMYQQQMQQMAMMMPGFAMPPNAMTLNQPQQDSNATQGSPAPSDSDNNKSNDVQTIGNTSNTDSGSPPLNLPNGPKGPSQYNDDHNSGYGYNRDRGDRDRNDRDRDYNHRSGGNHRRNGRGGRGGYNRRNNGYHPYNR; via the coding sequence ATGAGCTCtgacgaagaagatttcAACGACATCTACGGCGATGATAAGCCTACCACTACTGAAGAAgtcaaaaaagaagaagaacaaaataagGCTGGCAGTGGTACCTCGCAATTAGATCAACTAGCCGCACTACAAGCATTATCTTCTAGCTTGAACAAACTAAATAATCCAAATAGTAACAACAGTAGtagtaataatagtaaCCAAGACACATCTTCTAGTAAGCAAGATGGCACTGCGAATGACAAGGAAGGTTCCAATGAAGACActaagaatgaaaaaaaacaagaaagcGCTACATCAGCAAATGCCAATGCCAACGCTAGTTCTGCAGGACCTTCTGGCTTACCTTGGGAACAACTTCAACAAACCATGTCACAATTCCAGCAACCATCTTCTCAATCACCACCTCAACAGCAAGTAACTCAAACCAAAGAGGAACGTTCGAAAGCGGATTTGTCTAAAGAAAGTTGCAAGATGTTCATTGGTGGTCTGAATTGGGACACTACGGAAGATAATCTTCGCGAATATTTTGGTAAGTATGGTACCGTCActgatttgaaaatcatGAAAGACCCTGCAACAGGTAGATCTAGAGGGTTCGGTTTCttatcttttgaaaaaccttCTAGTGTTGATGAAGTGGTAAAGACACAACATATCCTCGATGGTAAAGTTATCGACCCAAAAAGAGCTATCCCAAGAGACGAGCAAGATAAAACCGGTAAAATCTTTGTTGGTGGTATTGGTCCTGATGTGAGACCAAaggaatttgaagaatttttttctcagtGGGGTACGATTATCGATGCGCAACTGATGTTAGATAAGGATACCGGTCAATCAAGAGGTTTTGGTTTTGTGACGTATGACTCCGCTGACGCCGTTGACAGAGTTTGTCAGAATAAATTCATCGATTTCAAAGATCGCAAGATCGAAATCAAGAGAGCTGAGCCAAGACATATGCAACAAAAATCATCAAACAATGGTGGTAACAATGGTGGAAACAACATGAATCGTCGTGGCGGTAACTTCGGTAACCAAGGCGATTTCAACCAAATGTATCAAAACCCTATGATGGGCGGTTACAACCCAATGATGAATCCGCAAGCAATGACAGATTACTATCAAAAGATGCAAGAATATTACCAACAAATGCAAAAGCAAACTGGTATGGATTATACTCAAATgtaccaacaacaaatGCAGCAAATGGCAATGATGATGCCAGGGTTTGCCATGCCACCTAATGCAATGACTTTAAACCAACCACAGCAAGATTCAAATGCCACTCAAGGTTCCCCAGCACCTTCTGATTccgataataataaatccAATGACGTCCAAACTATTGGTAATACATCAAACACTGACTCTGGTTCACCGCCATTGAATTTACCTAATGGTCCAAAGGGCCCATCACAATACAATGATGACCACAATAGCGGTTATGGCTACAACCGTGATCGCGGTGATCGTGATCGTAACGATCGTGACCGCGATTACAATCACCGTAGTGGTGGAAACCATAGAAGAAACGGCCGTGGTGGTCGCGGTGGATACAATAGACGTAATAATGGCTACCATCCATATAataggtaa